From the genome of Salvia splendens isolate huo1 chromosome 7, SspV2, whole genome shotgun sequence:
CGCCCCGAGATCGCCGCGAGGCGCGGctaccattgtggacactcttattaTACCATAAAAAACTGaatttttgatatattataatttttggTACGATGTTGATATGAATTTTCTTATATTGGGGTATACTAAACATACATTATATACGGACATGTTCGGTATCGGTATATTTCAATACATACTTAATCTATAATATACACGATATGTACCAAttttcaaatgatattttcgGAATACGGGTGTAAGAAAGATATGGTCGAACAATATAGTTAACTGAAATTTAATAATCGGTATATACCATAAAACCGGTACGGTAACGATATTCAAATTGTTCTATACTGAAACTTTGATACTGAAAAGTTTGGTACAATAACAGTTTGATATTTTCCCGATATTTTCGATACAGTATAATACGATATGACACTTTTGGTACAATATATCGTACCTTTCCACccctaattttattatttgatggattattatttGATTTGGATAAAACGATTGATTTTTTTCTCATGGGTTGGACATTTATTAAATACATGAGTCATTGTATATTTAAGATTAAAGTCTAAAATTGATCTTAAAATTTGatcatttcattattttaattgCATAACATTATATTTGCTACTTTATGTTAGTAACTTATAAAGTTGGTTGATCCGTTTTTTGGCGTTTTTGACCGAATTATAAAAAACTAGCGGTCAAATATAATCAAGTTATTTATATCCAATTagtataataaattatgattaattagaatttttaaaattttcaaaataattgaCTGTTGATttgaaaagtaaataaaaaaaaactaaggaaGATTTCAAAAGGTAAAACCATAATGAATGCATTTTCTCCCATCCTGAATTTTTGTTGAAACCTAGTGTAAGCCATAATGAACGCGTTTCCTCCCACTAGTTATCACTCTCCTTTTACAGTTCTTCCGGTGGTACCCACGAGATAGGAGGACAAAGTTGATAAAACAAAAGAAGCCATCCATCCCCATTCGAAAATGAAGAAGATGATTATGTAGAAAAGTaaaaatgcggaaaataaaagacacTAAAAGCTTTATGGACTACATTGTATTAAAGTTGAATTGAATTCTCTCCATGGTTACACCACCTTTTATAtgctctaattctagctatacatggaaaatatattctaattccTTAAATATcttctttatttgattttccataatctttaattgatttccttcattattcttgccataacttcatctcttgtcttcttgttctccaattaattgattttcttattccaacactccccctcaagttgagtatcgagtttttcgacacttaacttgcatgatctttagtttgataaatagtttatactcgtatttaagagttcttcaatttccatttacagtttatgctcgtatcatagagcttcttcaattcatcattgaaagtttagactcatttcatggagttcttcaatttttttgttgacggttttaactcgtgtGAAGGAGCCAATCTAGACAGTTTTAATTCGTGTTCGGGAACTTGTCTAAacagtttttactcatatttaggaGCCATCTGagatagttttagctcgtatccaggagccatcttagatagtCTTTGCTCGTATCCaggagccatcttagatagtttttttctgactgacagtttttacccgtgtcgaggagctcattctgactgacagttttttactcttgtcgaggagctaatctagacagtttttgctcatatctaggagccatttcattttttttgatTAACTTGAACTGGTTCTTCTTTAAATTTTTGCAAAAGACATTTAGCCTTATTGCAATTCTTCAAGCATTTGGATATATTATTCAATCTTCTTCAAATAAGAAACTGATTTGCAATTCCATCGCCTCTTTCAAGGCTGCACTCTGTCCGGTGAGCTTCTCCTAGGCTGTCCAAACCTTCCCAATAGCTCCACatattttattgatcaattctCCATCTTCCTTGATTGCTGCATCCCCCATAGTAATAACAGACGCAGCCACACCAACAACAGCTAGGGTGTTGAGCTTCTCCTTTTAAGGTTGTTCTCTTCCCCATCCAACTGATTATCCACCATCGTTGGTCCTATTTTCGATGGCTATTTCCATAGTCTCAGCTTTCCGGTGACAATCTCCCCCCTGTGACGGATTCTACTTGAAGCCGACACAAGCTGTCAACGGATATTTGGTCTCTCAAAAGAGATTTGAGTTTCCTTTTTCGATTTGCTTcttttcttatctcggagattCTCAACTCAATTTGGTGAGGAATTGTTCGGTCAGACACACTCTCCTTCTTGGTCGGGCAATTCGTCAACTTCTTCTGGAGATGAATCTTCCGGTAGGTtacttcctctccccctctACCGGATAATTCTTCGACTGCTTGGCCTCCTTTCCTGATCTTGGCGACAACCTGTTCAGCGATGCCAATTCCAACGAGTAATCGTCGAACTCTGCGGAGCCTCTGCTCCATAGGTCCTTCTTCTCCGGCTAATATTCTTTCTTGATTACACCTCAAGATTCTTTGCTGCGTACATAATTGGCTATGGATGTAGGTTCAATAGCTCCCCATTCAATTCTGCATCAGCCACAATGCGACTCCTCTTgacctttcttcttcttccttatTCCTCCGTCATTGACGGGCGGACGTTCTTTTGTGCTGCCTTTTCTCAGCCTTCTTTCAATAGTCCTTATGCCAATCTCTCGCCTTCTCGCGGTGGGTAAAATCATTCGACAATGGTAGTGTTCTCCTTCTCTTTCGGATGATTTACTGAGTAAAGACTTCATTTTTGGATCTGCTTCAGATATGCTTTTGTGTTGTATACTTGCACTTCCAACATCAGAGACTGCTTTCTCGGCTCCCTTTCTGGAAGTCTTGGCTTCTCCTTCTCCGATCCTGCTCAGAATGCATCACTGCTTTATCGGCTCCCTTTGCATCTCCGAGATTCATTCCAGCCTCCAGGCATTGGCGTGTGGGTTCATCATTTGTAGGTTTCTCGCCCTCTCATCAGATCTTTGCTAGGGTCAGCGGCAGAACGAGGCTGAGCGCGGGAGTATTCCCGTCGGTAGCAATTGATTTAGGATTTTTGTGATTCAAGCCAAGTTGGGCGAAATACTGATTACATTAATTGGTTGAATGCATAAAACGATAAAAAtttatcttatttataatattagaactactaccctaacttaccGAACAAGATAacaatatatggaaagatacggtgaatcaaaagataactaaataattggggAAACCTAAGATATGGGGATCGTAACACTCTCCCCCTCGGCCGGAAAAACCAGGGACTCCTCTATTTTCGGCTATGCGACGCTGCTCCATTAGTGACCACATGGCCGGACAGCTTGTGGAAAACTATTCTTGGCGGCGACATCTCTAGCCACCTCAGCCTACTCGGCATTCTCAGCGTCTCCGAGCGTGAGGTTTCACCCACATGCTCTTTTATCAAGGCGGGCCTCTCTCTGGCCAGCTCTTGGTCATTAGACTCCTTTTGGTTTCTCACTGGCATCTGCTCGATCATTGCCTCGCCCTTCTCGGCAACTCATACTCTACAGCGACGGGCTGCTTTCTCTTCTCTTTTCATCAATCTTCTAGGCGCCCTTACGCCAATTCCTCCATCATCTGCTCCAAGAGTGTTTCTATTACGAGCTGTCCGGTTGGTCAGGTTCTTATCCTCTCAGCCGGATAACTCTTCTTTTTCCATGGCCATCTTCACCCGACCATTGCAGTTCCGAAATCAGTGACAACCTTTTCAGTGGTGGATGCTTCGTCTTTTCCGGTGGCTGCCTCTATGGCCAGCGACCATTCTATCGTTGGCTCCTTTTCTGGCGGTCTTCTCTTCAGCCAGCTCTCAGAGCTTCCTTTTCTTCCCAATGACATCCTCCTTGACGGCTCCACTAATGTCGGCAAAGAGCTGTCTTAAATATGGTTGGTATTTAGATCTCAGGGGTGGTTTTTGATTTGGTTTGCTGTTGGTTAGGTGGATTTGAGAAGGATTTAGGTGAAATTCTTGCTACAGACAGGAACATCTTTGAAAGATATTTGGGAcagttttgattttatttggcTGGTAGGATATTTGATCTGTTATGAATtggaaatatattctaattccTTAAATATcttctttatttgatttttcataatctttaattgatttccttcatTATTCTTGCCATAGCTTCATTctttgccttcttgttctccaattaattgattttcttATTCCAACAGATTAGCTGGGCTTGattgtcattttttttacattcgTGGAAAGTATGTTTCTATTTTTGAGTCATCCCTCAATTTTCAAGAGTGAGTGTGGTCCCTTTTTTGGAATAGTGGTCCAAACACTCTATATTTTGTCCTATAttatgattgtgtgttataataTTTTCCTATAATAGTGATATCAATTTGATGGTAATTAAGATTTGTATGGTAAGTTGATTTGTTGATTTTGCAGGTCAGGCAACATTAGCATGTCGGTGTCTTCAAATGGACTGACAATAACTGGAATTGATGATGGGAGATATTGGAGCCGAATATTAAGTGAGGAATCAAGTTTCATTCGCATTTTGAAGTTTATGagaaattttctttaatttttcctAGAATTTAGGATTATATCGGTTGATTGGTTCCTTTTTATGGTTGGTATTAATTGCAAAAGTAAAATATGTAATGTTGCCACACATCTAATTAGGATTACTTCAAAACAATTTGGGTATATAATTCTTGAAGCCTCCAGTTGAAAAAATAATGTAATGAAATACATAATCTTCATAACTGGATGACATGGAAATTTACATGATAATGATATGAGGAATAAAAACTGCAGAAAGTAAAAGCAGAGagctaaaatgaaaacaaaatattaaattgaaTCACACAACACAAGTAGtagaagtagtagtagtatagcATAAATCATAGACTACTACAATACCCTGAGAGAATGAACAGCAAACATTGTTACATTTTGCAGCACAGCACAGCTGCCTGCATTAGGCGACGCAACCACCACAAACAATACCTTTCCTGcacaaaatgttaaaactctATCACTTATTTTGCTCATAGTGGTACCATAGTGATGGTTTTGGTTTGATAAAGTAATTGATGATAATCTATAAGCTTACACAATTGAGCAGCCACTACTACTGTGTCGCTTCTTGCGCGGCGACGCCACTTCCTTTCTGCGTGGAGGTTGAAGCACAACTTTGATTGCAGTATCAAACACACCCTTCACATTCTGCCACCAAACAAAGTAATGAACAAATTCAGAATCCAAACTTGGACCAAGGCATGAATTAGAAATATATAAATATCCAAGTATCCTTACCTGTTGAGTCTTGGAGCTGCATTCTATGTAAGCTGCTGCACCAATCTGTTTCCTCAGCTCCTCTCCCTACACATTGTTGTCAATGCAATCCAATAATAACTATACAACAAATAGAGCAACGAGTCGATAAACACTACGCACTTGGGCTGTGGTGATGATGTTGGATCCCATATGATCATCCCTCAGATCTACACAAGGGAAGCAAAAATGTGAGCCACAACTCTCACACACACCCATCCACAAACCAACTCAAAATTCTTACCTAACTTTGTTCCAACAAGCACAATTGGAACATTGGGGGCAAATCTACGAAGTTCAGGCATCCACTGTAGAAACAAACAAGACTTATTAATCAGAGTTGTGAAGattaaagagagagagagtgagaaaaGGGGTGGGTACCTTCTTGAGGACATTTTCATAGCTAGCCCTACTGATTAAAGAGAAGGCCAAAACAAATATGTCTGCGCCTCTGTAACTCAGGGGCCTCAACCTGCTGTAATCTTCTTGCCCTTTCCAACTCAACAAACTAAAATTAGTACAGTTATACTAAAAGGGAAAGGGGGAAATAATATACATACCTGCAGTATCCCAGAGGCCTAAGTTGACAATGCTGCCATCAACAGCCACATTAGCACTAAAATTGTCAAACACTGTTGGAATATAATCCTGCCATTTACAAACCCCTTCAATTCACAAACTAATTCCACTATTCAACacagagaaagagaaagagactAACGGTAGGGAATTTGTTGCTGGTGTAGCATATGAGCATGCAGGTTTTGCCAACAGCTCCATCTCCCACAGTCACACATTTGATGAATTTTGAAGCACTCATTATTGAATCTTGAGAGTtaaaggaagagagagagaaagccccaaatgcaaatgcaaatgcAGAAGGAAGGAAGAGAAAAGGGGAAATGGTTGGATATAGAAAGAGAGCAAACTTGGAGTTTCAAGAATGgcataaaaaaaacaaagctACGGACAAATTAAGCTCATGTTTTTGTGGTTATGTGTGCATATtgagtgtgtgtaatgtgtatcTATTTCTATTgcagagagagaagaaaaatggGTGGGATGGATGGTTTGACTCTCGCTTTTTGTCCCTctcaataaatttgaaatatccaacagaaacatttttttaaaaatatgcttTGATGGGACCCGCTTTCCCAAACCAACCCAACTACCACTATACCTGTTTCCTCTCAATATTTATTACTgctgaatattttcaaattaataacCTCTTTTTCTTGCATTTATAACAACATTCACTAGTCTAGTAAATGTGCTATTGGTATGTTTGAAATAATGAACCAATCAAAATTTATGTCTAATAATATCTAGCAACTTCATCAACacatataagagcatccgcaattgGGCGGatgataggccgcccgatgcctcgggtgCGCCATCGTtcgcccactgtgggtgcgcggacgatgcccgatgcatcgtccgcccattgtgggcggcgcggacgatgcaacgcgttttgtttttgtttttcgaatttttgtctatttaaatctcgtttgtcattctatttttcataagaacatttctctcatctctcacattccGTACGGATATTTCGATaatctctcacaaacaaaaatgaaccacggcgacgactggagtacctcggagggcgttagtttgggctcgtaaccgccgtcgttgagaatgcgtattttttaaattcgtattgtaatgtattatttttaaataaaatgaaggtttttttttccaatttttgtagttatttaaagggtaaattgcttcaaaagtcgtcaactttgcaaatagtttggtatttcccgtaaactttaaaagttgcatgaaaagtcatgaactttaccagGTGTTGCAAATTTCCCGTACTACCCGACCCGATACATTTCCGGCAAAAAACTAATCCTACGTGGCTCGTCGGAGGCGTGACATGGCAAAATCTCCGGCAGAACAATAAAAGACGTcgttttttagtttcaattaaattaaaatgtatatcaatttagggtttatgtCTCTTCTCTCTATGACAGAAATCTCAATTCCCATCGAgatttcaactctttcttctccATTGCGACATGTAACTGGTCGCGATTCGTCAATCTACAATCCCATCGCGATTCGTCAATCTACACTGCTCTAATACTCCCAATTTAATTAACGTGTATTGTTTTATAATCTACGATGCTACATTAGAATAATCTAATCCAACTTAAAATGATGATTTATTTAGTCGATAATATATAGGATAGtgataaaagaataattaaactctAATGCATAATTAGGGATCAAATTTTGACCATCTAAAAGTAACTTTCATATTTGGTTATGCATTAGGATTTGGTTATTTTTTTAACTTACTCATCCAACTCAATTATGATCAAGTAATAGTATAGGGTAGTAACTTCTAGTAGTATAGTATTTTGATCAAAATTTCGTGACAAAAATATTAATcgaatacaaataaaataaactcaAAATTCTATGTCACTTTGATTAGAATTCAGTTCATTGCCAGCTTTAAGGTTTATAACATTGCCTTCGAAAATTTGGACAAGTTAAAAGGCTACTTTGGCCATTCGAATTGAAATGGACGTTAATtggaaaaatattttacaaCAAAAGCCAACATACATTTCACTATTGTTCATGCGTCTACCACTTTTGTCGGGGTTTTTGGGCTTCTATACTGTTTtcataaaaatgtgagtttttCAGTCTTATTTGAAAAGGTTTATGTTTTTATATGGTATACAGATTAAGTTATAAAGTGATATGAAAATTGACTTATTTTTTGGTTTTGttatagaaaaatatttttgggttttttgGGTCTTCCATGTGTTGTATAAGTTGTGTGGTGTTCGTATTCATGTCAACCATATTCTTATGGTATCGTAATCGGATTTTGCCTTCTCGTATCGTgttgtgtcgttatcgtgttcACACAATTAACTTAAATATCTAACATACTTTACTCAAGCGCAGAAAACCGAATctaatgtgatttttttaaaattccaaCTAAGTTTGTAATTCCTGTATTTTCTACAAATACTTTATTAATGCCATAGTGGAAAAGATTttcatgaattatatataagtactagattttttattcaaatactgGAATTACTTTAATAGAAATACCTCCAATTTACATTGCGCCTATACGGTACAAATAGTTAGATGGGCTTAAGTTGTAAAGCCTTTTGGGCCGCACAATTTCTGTAAGTTTGTTCATAACAATGTAATATGAATATGATGGTAGtaaataaatttgtaattgtattcttactataattttatataaaataatttcaagTTATAATTGTataatatattttcaattattttctaatagaataaaaaattgatataaAATCACTCCCTATCCTAAATTTGTAAATTGAAAGTAAATCAATAAAACATTAATTTAAAGAGAATGAAAAATTACACaaacttaaatttaaatgtACCATaagaaaaacgaaaataaagctaaaaaagaaaatgaaagagaaaagaAACGAGAAAAAGGAGAACGGCTAAAATATAAATTTGGGATTTTCTGTGAATGCATTATGTATTTTCATGTGTGTAGTTAATTATTGTCGTGTTGAAAGAGAGATATGTCTACCAAATATTTAGAttttcaattccaatttcaaatGTTATTGTAAAATCAAGCGATGGATTTAGAATTGGAAGATCTATTTGCAATTCCAAAGCACCGATGATGCCAAACATACCctaattataatttaagtttaatatataataaattatattttaaacaCGTTTAgtacataataaaataaacattTATTCCTTCTAAAATTAGTTTTCGCAACCACAAAAACTCCCCACTTTCAATGTTCTATAATGCATAAGATTTTGAAATGACTAAACTAATATTATGCTGCCAAATTATAAATTAACGGTTGGTAGTTGTGTTTTAAAAAACTAGAGGTACATTGACGAAAAGAATATTTTCAATCTGATGAATTGCTTaaactaataacaaacttaaACATGCAATTTGTACTTATATACTCTAGACAAAATAGTAGGTATGTGATACGGTTTAAACTGTTATTTAATTCCAAAGCCAAACAACAAATTTTCATTTCGACAACATCAACAACATTTTGTCACTTATTATGTACTCCATGTATATACTTAATTTTGGGCTTGATTATTCTGGAAATCACAATGAAATTAACTATACTccgtaaaaaattaaaatgaaataaaatttttgCCTCTCATGGACTTCAAAGGCCGCACTCCAAAACAAACCCTCATTTGCTAGTACCGATTTGCTTGGTAAAATGGCTTTTTTGCTCGCAAATGACGTATTTGCGAGCACTTAGCGAGCACAAACTTTTCTTACATTTTTTTAGGGGATTTTAAGTTTCTTAACGAAGTATACGTACATAGGGTTCGGAAATTAAtcgtttcaaaattcaaaatgaaGTGGTAGTGCAAAACACTACAACATGAATGAGCATGTAAATCAATATTCCCCAAGTGACTGCATAATTGTGACCCTTGATCCGATACATGCAATGCAATAAAGTCATTTTTGTACAGTGTATATATAAAGAATCTTTTATCAAAATAGGCCTCCCATTTCCCAACTTTAACTCGGTGTTGAAAGGCTAAAGTGAGTGGAAAAGGACATAAAAGGAAGAAAGAATACCTAGTAAAGAGGGGCCAGAAAGCCAGGTTAGAAAGATAAAGCTTCTCAAACCATTTTACAttacaatattttattattttatactattccATCTTAATATTCTCATTCTATATAGTTTTAGTTGTAACAACTTTTGCATTAGGAGATCAAGAGAGTAGAAGTGTGTACGAGGCCATTCTCAAGAGCttgaaagaagaaagaaagagggCTTAAAGCGAAAGtgaaaagacaaaataaaaggtCTCTCTCGAGTGAGTAAAATAGAGAGTAGAAAGCAAATTAAGCCATTTGAATACTTTTGATTTTATCTTTAGTGAAATAGAGATGAATGAAGGGATTCTTCCGCTGCAGCAAATGGTGGCCGCCGGTGCCAACAACTGGTTTACCACTAACGGCCACCCTTTGCTGCAAAATCATACCTCTCAGCCTCACCAATCACCCGCGCCACCACCTCCCTCGTGCCCCGCCTCTCAGGAGTTTCCACACTCATGGAGCCAACTAGTCTTgtaactctctctctcacttctTGATGCATGGAATAAATTGGAGGGTGTCATGCATATTAATATTCCAAAATGTTGATTAATTATAGGAAAAAATtgctac
Proteins encoded in this window:
- the LOC121811439 gene encoding rac-like GTP-binding protein ARAC7, whose amino-acid sequence is MSASKFIKCVTVGDGAVGKTCMLICYTSNKFPTDYIPTVFDNFSANVAVDGSIVNLGLWDTAGQEDYSRLRPLSYRGADIFVLAFSLISRASYENVLKKWMPELRRFAPNVPIVLVGTKLDLRDDHMGSNIITTAQGEELRKQIGAAAYIECSSKTQQNVKGVFDTAIKVVLQPPRRKEVASPRKKRHSSSGCSIVKGIVCGGCVA